The nucleotide window GACCCCGCAGTGGCCCACCTCGCCCTCGGAGCGCGGGTCGTCGGAGTCGAGGCCCATCAGGGTGGGCATGTCGAAGGCGACCGACAGCCCGTGCTGGCCGCCACGCACCAGGTCGTGGAAGCGCTTGTTGGTCTCGGTCGGGTCGGCGAACCCGGCGAACTGGCGGATCGTCCACGGCCGGGTCCGGTACATCGAGGCGTAGACACCGCGGGTGTAGGGGTACACGCCGGGGGCGCCGATGCGCTCGGCGTCCACCTGCACGTTGTGCGGCCCGTAGAGCGGCTCGAGTGGGATGCCCGAGAGCGTCTCGAAGTCCGCATCGCGCTCGCCCGCGCCCTCGTAGGCCGCCTTCCAGCGCTCGTACTGCTCCTGCCACGACATGGTCTGCTCCCGACATCGACGCCGGCGTCGAGCGTACGGCGCAGATAGTTGGACGTCCAAGCAAATCCGGGCCGAGCGGCCGACGCAGGTGCGTGGTCGCGGTACCGGTAGGCGGGAACGCCGGCTCAGAAGTCGCCGGCCGCGCGCCGCATGGCCGTCAACTCGGCCGTGACGCGCTCGGCGGCCGCGTCGTCGAGTCCGACCGCACCGAAACGGATCTCACCGAGGGCGCTCGTCGCTTCGACGACGACCGCGCGCCCCTGCGGCGTGATGCGGGCCAGCGTGGTGCGACCGTCGGTCGGATGCGACGCCCGCTCGACGTAGCCGGCCGACTGCAGCCGATCGATCGCATTCGTGACCGACGCCGGGTGGACCTGCAGTCGGGCACCCATCTTGCCCAGCGGGAGTTGGCCTTCGCGGGAGAAGTGGAGCAGCACCAGCGCCTCGTACCGGGCGAAGGTGAGGCCGAATGGTCGCAGCGCCGCGTCCACCTGCCGCAACAGGATCTGGTGCGCCCGCGTCAGGGAGGTCACCGCCGCCATGGCGGCGGGAGCCGGCCAGCCGTGTCGTCGCCAGTTGCGCTCGGCCTCGGCGATGGGGTCGAACGCCAACGGCGCGGCGGGCTCCTCCATCGGGTCTCCTGGTTGCGGTCGCGGTACCGGCCCGTGCGCGCGACCCGACGCCGCAACGTGCGTGGCCGGGCGGTCGGACGGTTCCCGGGCAGCCTACGCAGGCCGCGGACCGCTCCGGCGCGCCCCGGTTCGCGCGACACGAGACGGTGACCGTACGCCGGTACGCTTCCGGCAACGATTTCTGGGAGCCCTCGTGCGTTATGGCGACCGCTCCGACGCGGACCTGATGGCGTCGGCACAGGCCGGGTGGTCCCCGGCCTTCGCGGTGCTGCTCCACCGCCACGGGCCGGCCGTGCGAAGCGCCGTTCGCGACGAGGCGGACCCGATCACCGCCACGCGCGACGTGTTCCTGACCGCGATCGACGAACTGCCCCAGATGGATCCGCAGTTCCCGGTCCGTGAGTGGCTGCTCGACATCGCCGGGACCGACCAGGTGCCCGATCCCATCATCCCGTTGCGGGAGGACGAGCGCGACGCCATCTGGGCCAGCCTCGTCGAGGCGTGGCCCGGGCGGCCGCGTGCGCCCCGTACGGCCCTGCGACGGACGGTCCTGGTCGTGGGCCTGGTGCTGCTGTCGGCACTCGTGCCGACCCTGGTGTTCCTGGCCGACGAGGCGCCTCCACGCGAGGTCCAGGAACTGTCGGCCCACCCGGTGGTGGACGAGAACGCCGAGCAGACGGTGCCCGACGAGGACGCGACGCCGACGCCGACGTTCTCGTTCCCGAGCGTTCCCGACGAAGAGCCCCAGTCCTCGGGGCAGACCGATCCCCTGCCGACCACGATCGATCCCGACCCGCAGGCCACCGTGGAGCCCGAGCCGGAACCCACCACGACGGCCGCACCGGACCCGCCCCCCACGACCACACCGACGCCGGAGCCCACGGCCACCACGGAACCGGAACCCGAGCCCACCGAGACCACCCCGGTCGAGCCACCCGTGACCGAGCAGCCCCCGGTCGATCCCGACCCCGGCGAGCCCGACCTCGGCACCCCATGAGCAGCGGCCCGGACGAGGTCGGACTCGATGCCGCCCAACACGGACTCGGCGACATGGACGCCGAGGCGTTCCGGCGCCACGGCCACGCCGTCGTGGACTGGATCGCCGACTACCTCGCGGGCGTCGGCGAGCGGCCGGTGCTGGCGCAGGTCCGACCCGGCCAGGTCCGTGATCGCCTGCCGCAGTCACCGCCCAGCGCGCCCGAGCCGTTCGACGACGCGCTCGCCGACCTCGACGAGGTGCTGCTGCCCGGGGTCACCCACTGGAACCACCCGGCGTTCCACGCCTACTTCGCCATCACCGGGTCGGGACCCGGCATCCTCGGTGAAGCGCTGACGGCCGCGCTCAACGTCAACGGGATGCTGTGGCGTACCTCACCCGCGGCGACCGAACTCGAGGAACTGGTCCTCGACTGGCTCCGCCAACTGCTCGGCCTGCCGGAGGGGCTGCGGGGCATCATCTCCGACAGCGCCTCGATGTCGACGATGTTGGCGCTGGCCGCGGCCCGGGAACGCACCGGCCTCGACGTCCGCCAGCGGGGCCTGGCCGGCCGGGCCGACGTCCCGCTGCTGCGGATCTACACCTCCGAGCATGCCCATTCCTCGATCGAGAAGGCCGCGATCACCCTGGGCCTCGGCCGTGACAGCGTGCGCACGATCCCGACGGATGCGCAGTTCCGGATGAAGGTGGACGCGCTCGCCGACGCGGTGCGGGAGGACGGCCGGTTCGGGTACCGGCCGCTGGCGATCGTGCCGACCGTGGGCACCACCTCGACCACCTCGATCGACCCGGTGGCGGCCGTAGCGGACCTGCGCGACGAACTCGAGCACGAACTCGCTCACCCGATCTGGCTCCACGTCGACGGCGCCTACGGGGGCATGGCCGCGATCTGCCCCGAGCTGCGCCACGTCCTCGACGGCGTGGAACGGGCCGACTCCTTCGTGACCAACCCGCACAAGTGGTTGTTCACCCCCATCGACTGCTCCGCGCTGTTCGTCCGCGAACCCGAGTGGCTGACGCGGGCGTTCTCGCTGGTGCCCGAGTACCTCACCACCGACGACCAGGGCGTGACCGACTACATGGACTGGGGCGTGCAGCTCGGCCGCCGGTTCCGGGCTCTCAAGCTGTGGCTGGTCATCCGTTACTTCGGCGGCGACGGCCTCGCCGCCCGGGTGCGCGAGCACGTCGCCCAGGGCCAGCGCGTCGCGGCCTGGGTACGCGATCACCCCGACCTGGAGCTGGCGGCGCCGACCCCGTTCTCCACCGTGTGCTTCCGGGCCGTACCTCCCTGGGCCGCCGGGGACCACGAGGAGGACCTGCGCACCCTCAACCGTGCCTGGCTCACGCGCGTCAACCGCAGCGGCGCGGCCTACCTGTCACACACCGAACTGAACGGGCGCTACGTGCTGCGGCTGGCGCTCGGCAACCTGCGCACGACCGACGAGCGGCTGACGGCCACACTGGCGCTGCTGGAGCAGGAACTCGAGGCGCTGCGGCGGACATCGGCACCCGGGGCGCCAGCGACGGACTGAGCACTCCGACCGCTTTCGTCCCGGGAGCCCAAAGTGGGGCCGCCCGCCCGGACTCGCAGCGCCACAGGGCCCCCACTTTCGTGCCCGGAACCGAAAGTGGACCCGCGCGGCCGTTGCTGCCGCGCGCGTACCCCCCGGTTTCGTGCCCCCGAACGAATGTGGAACCACCCGGACCGCCCGTCCTCGGCGAAGTGCTCGCGGGAGAACGCCACATCCCCGCCGGCGCCCCAGAACGCGCGTTCCATCGCCACGATCTCGTCGTGCAGGCTCATGCCTCACCGCCGTCCAGCGCCTCGAGCAGTTCGTCGGCAGCAGCGTAGGGATCGAGGTCGCGGCCAGCGACCTGCTCAGCGAGCTTGTCCAGCAGCGGGTCGTCGCCGTGGTCGAGCCTGGCGAAGCGCAGCCGTACCTGTTCGAGCGCGATCTCGCGGATCAGGTGCAGGGCCCGGTCACGGCGGCGGCGCTGCCCCTGTCCGGTGTCGGTGAGCCAGTCCGCGTGGGTCCCGAACGCGGACACGACGTCGCCGATGCCCTCGCCGCGGACGGCAACGGCACGCACGATCGGTGGCCACCAGCCGGCCGGCGCGTCCGCCGATTCCAGTGCGTGTCCCATCTCGAGCATGCCGCGCAGTTCGGATTCGAGCTTCCCCGCGCCGGACGCGTCGGCCTTGTTGATCACGAAGACGTCCGCGACCTCCAGGATGCCCGCCTTCGCCGCCTGGATCCCGTCGCCCATCCCCGGCGCCAGCGCGACGACCGTCGTGTCGGCGGTCGCGGCGATCTCGACCTCGGACTGGCCGACGCCGACGGTCTCGACGATCACGTCGTCGAAGCCGGCGGCGTCGAGCACCAGTACGGCCTGTGGGGTCGCGAAGGACAAACCACCGAGGTGCCCGCGGGAGGCCATGGAACGGATGAAGACGCCCGGGTCGGCGTGGTGCGACTGCATCCGGACGCGGTCACCGAGCAGCGCACCGCCCGAGAACGGTGACGACGGGTCGACGGCCAGGATCGCGACCGATCGGTCCTGCGCGCGCAGCTCGGCTGCGATGGCGTTGGTCAACGTGGACTTGCCGACGCCCGGCGAGCCCGTGATCCCGATGACGCGCGCATTGCCGGTGCGCGGGTACAGGGTCGCGACGACCTCGCGGAGTCGTTCGGGACTGCCGTCCTCGACCAGGGTGAGCAGCCGCGCCAGGGCGCGCCGTTCGCCACGCTCGAGCCCGTCGACCAGTTCCTCGACCGTCTGCGTCACTACCCGTTCCGTCCCGTCGCTCGTGCGTGCGGCGAGCGTAGTGCCGGCGACGATCGCACCGGTTCGCGTCCGATCCGCATCCAGCGCTCGGCGTTCCGGACGCGCGGGGACCGCGTCGTGGGGCAAGCTGCACCAGCCGCCGGCGACGAGGCCCGGCACCCCCGTAGCGAGGTTCACCATGTCGGACGTGCTGTTGTTCCACCACGCCCAGGGGCTGACCGCGGGCGTCCAGGCGTTCGCCGAGCGACTGCGCGCCGCTGGGCACCGGGTGACCGCGCCCGACCTCTACGACGGCGCCACGTTCGCCGACCTCGACGCCGGCGTCGCCCACGCCGAGGAGATCGGCTTCGACACCCTCGTTCAGCGGGGCGTCGCGGCCGCCGCCGAACTCCCCGAGACGATGGTCTACGCCGGGTTCTCCCTGGGGGTCATGCCGGCGCAGAAGCTGGCGCAGACCCGCCCCGGGGCGCATGGGGCACTGCTGTACCACGAGGGCGTCGCGTCCTCGTGGTTCGGCGGGCCGTGGCCCACGGGTGTCGCGTTGCAG belongs to Egicoccus sp. AB-alg6-2 and includes:
- a CDS encoding MarR family winged helix-turn-helix transcriptional regulator — its product is MEEPAAPLAFDPIAEAERNWRRHGWPAPAAMAAVTSLTRAHQILLRQVDAALRPFGLTFARYEALVLLHFSREGQLPLGKMGARLQVHPASVTNAIDRLQSAGYVERASHPTDGRTTLARITPQGRAVVVEATSALGEIRFGAVGLDDAAAERVTAELTAMRRAAGDF
- a CDS encoding aspartate aminotransferase family protein, with protein sequence MSSGPDEVGLDAAQHGLGDMDAEAFRRHGHAVVDWIADYLAGVGERPVLAQVRPGQVRDRLPQSPPSAPEPFDDALADLDEVLLPGVTHWNHPAFHAYFAITGSGPGILGEALTAALNVNGMLWRTSPAATELEELVLDWLRQLLGLPEGLRGIISDSASMSTMLALAAARERTGLDVRQRGLAGRADVPLLRIYTSEHAHSSIEKAAITLGLGRDSVRTIPTDAQFRMKVDALADAVREDGRFGYRPLAIVPTVGTTSTTSIDPVAAVADLRDELEHELAHPIWLHVDGAYGGMAAICPELRHVLDGVERADSFVTNPHKWLFTPIDCSALFVREPEWLTRAFSLVPEYLTTDDQGVTDYMDWGVQLGRRFRALKLWLVIRYFGGDGLAARVREHVAQGQRVAAWVRDHPDLELAAPTPFSTVCFRAVPPWAAGDHEEDLRTLNRAWLTRVNRSGAAYLSHTELNGRYVLRLALGNLRTTDERLTATLALLEQELEALRRTSAPGAPATD
- the meaB gene encoding methylmalonyl Co-A mutase-associated GTPase MeaB, which gives rise to MTQTVEELVDGLERGERRALARLLTLVEDGSPERLREVVATLYPRTGNARVIGITGSPGVGKSTLTNAIAAELRAQDRSVAILAVDPSSPFSGGALLGDRVRMQSHHADPGVFIRSMASRGHLGGLSFATPQAVLVLDAAGFDDVIVETVGVGQSEVEIAATADTTVVALAPGMGDGIQAAKAGILEVADVFVINKADASGAGKLESELRGMLEMGHALESADAPAGWWPPIVRAVAVRGEGIGDVVSAFGTHADWLTDTGQGQRRRRDRALHLIREIALEQVRLRFARLDHGDDPLLDKLAEQVAGRDLDPYAAADELLEALDGGEA
- a CDS encoding dienelactone hydrolase family protein, with protein sequence MSDVLLFHHAQGLTAGVQAFAERLRAAGHRVTAPDLYDGATFADLDAGVAHAEEIGFDTLVQRGVAAAAELPETMVYAGFSLGVMPAQKLAQTRPGAHGALLYHEGVASSWFGGPWPTGVALQVHVSEQDPWCELDVTRGLVEEAGGELFLYPGDAHLFTDASLEVHDPAATDLVVSRSLAFLDRLA